One window from the genome of Magnolia sinica isolate HGM2019 chromosome 4, MsV1, whole genome shotgun sequence encodes:
- the LOC131242183 gene encoding phenolic glucoside malonyltransferase 2-like — MCNNFSCSPSLFVMDRPRRSCLKVLEHCRVAPPPDSVQPTALRLTFFDIIWMQIPPVQRLFFYNFSDPNTTTLLSNLKRSLSLALQIFYPLAGNLTHSPETGHHEILYADGDSVLLTIAESDSDFEHLIGSHPRDVTDFHPFAPHLPGSDSLPAPVLSLQVTLFPNSGFCIGISVHHVAADGWTSTHFMKSWASICRTGDASSIKQLPIYDRTVTNGMDWLTTKHFLEMEKVKAKDCLDALDVKSQPHAVRATFLLSRAHIERLRSWVATRRVNGSEKDSRLSSFVLTIAYVWVRVVMARGPEDDEKMAHLVFAVDYRARLDPPLPAPYFGNCIGACFAHAVVGELTQEDGVVVAAESIGRAIRGLEGDEVLKGAESWIRRAMELASDRVFSIAGSPRFRIYDTDFGWERPKKVEVLSIEGTGAMSLAESRDEEGGVEIGLALPDYEMNVFDSLFKEGLASLS; from the coding sequence ATGTGCAATAATTTCAGCTGTTCTCCATCTCTCTTCGTGATGGACCGCCCGCGGAGAAGCTGCCTGAAAGTGCTCGAGCACTGCCGAGTCGCTCCCCCACCCGACTCAGTCCAACCAACCGCTCTCCGACTCACCTTCTTTGACATCATATGGATGCAGATCCCACCAGTCCAACGGCTCTTCTTCTACAATTTCTCCGATCCCAACACCACCACTCTCCTCTCCAACCTCAAGCGCTCCCTCTCCCTTGCTCTCCAGATCTTCTACCCCCTCGCCGGAAACCTGACCCACTCTCCTGAAACCGGCCACCACGAGATCCTCTACGCCGACGGCGACTCGGTCCTGCTCACCATTGCCGAATCTGACTCCGATTTCGAACATCTTATCGGGTCCCATCCACGAGACGTAACGGATTTCCATCCTTTCGCGCCTCACCTGCCCGGTTCCGATTCGCTCCCCGCGCCCGTCCTGTCCTTGCAGGTAACTCTCTTCCCCAACTCGGGCTTCTGCATCGGCATCTCCGTGCACCACGTGGCAGCGGATGGGTGGACCTCGACACACTTCATGAAATCCTGGGCGTCGATTTGTAGAACCGGAGATGCTTCGTCGATCAAGCAGCTCCCGATTTACGACAGGACCGTCACcaatggtatggattggctcaccacaAAGCACTTCCTCGAGATGGAGAAAGTCAAAGCCAAGGACTGCCTCGACGCTCTCGACGTGAAGAGCCAACCGCACGCGGTACGAGCCACCTTCTTACTGAGTCGAGCCCATATCGAGCGACTACGGAGCTGGGTCGCGACTCGACGAGTCAATGGGAGCGAGAAAGATTCCCGTCTCTCGTCCTTCGTCCTAACGATCGCATACGTGTGGGTGCGCGTCGTCATGGCACGTGGACCTGAGGATGATGAGAAGATGGCCCACCTCGTCTTCGCGGTGGATTATCGGGCTCGGCTGGACCCGCCGCTACCCGCCCCGTATTTTGGGAACTGCATTGGCGCGTGCTTTGCGCATGCGGTGGTGGGCGAGTTGACTCAGGAGGATGGGGTGGTTGTCGCGGCCGAGTCAATTGGGAGAGCGATTCGCGGGTTGGAAGGAGACGAGGTTTTGAAAGGTGCCGAGAGTTGGATTCGGAGGGCAATGGAGTTAGCGAGCGATCGGGTCTTCTCTATTGCCGGGTCGCCCCGGTTCCGAATCTACGATACGGATTTTGGGTGGGAGAGGCCTAAGAAGGTGGAGGTGCTTTCAATAGAAGGAACGGGGGCGATGTCTCTTGCCGAGAGCAGAGATGAAGAAGGTGGGGTTGAGATCGGTCTGGCACTACCCGATTACGAAATGAACGTTTTTGATTCGCTGTTCAAGGAAGGCCTGGCAAGTCTTTCTTAA